A DNA window from Augochlora pura isolate Apur16 chromosome 9, APUR_v2.2.1, whole genome shotgun sequence contains the following coding sequences:
- the Ran gene encoding RAN, member RAS oncogene family, with translation MALELAQNADIPTFKCVLVGDGGTGKTTFVKRHLTGEFEKKYVATLGVEVHPLIFHTNRGPIRFNVWDTAGQEKFGGLRDGYYIQGQCAVIMFDVTSRVTYKNVPNWHRDLVRVCENIPIVLCGNKVDIKDRKVKAKSIIFHRKKNLQYYDISAKSNYNFEKPFLWLARKLIGDPNLEFVAMPALLPPEVTMDPQWQQQIEKDLKEAQETALPEDDEDL, from the exons ATGGCACTCGAATTAGCACAAAACGCGGATATTCCAACCTTTAAGTGCGTCCTGGTAGGAGATGGCGGCACTGGCAAAACAACGTTTGTCAAACGACATTTAACCGGCGAGTTTGAAAAGAAATACGTTGCCACTTTGGGAGTTGAGGTACATCCTCTCATATTCCATACAAACAGAGGGCCTATCAGGTTCAACGTTTGGGACACGGCTGGCCAAGAGAAATTTGGTGGTCTCAGAGATGGTTACTATATTCAAGGACAATGTGCCGTTATCATGTTTGATGTTACATCAAGAGTTACGTACAAGAATGTCCCAAATTGGCACAGAGATTTGGTAAGAGTTTGTGAGAACATACCCATCGTACTCTGTGGTAACAAAGTTGATATCAAGGACAGAAAAGTCAAAGCAAAGAGCATCATATTCCACAGAAAGAAGAACTTACAG TACTACGATATCAGTGCAAAAAGCAATTACAACTTTGAGAAACCCTTCTTGTGGTTGGCGCGCAAGCTAATCGGTGATCCTAACTTGGAATTCGTCGCTATGCCTGCTCTTCTACCACCTGAGGTCACAATGGACCCACAATGGCAGCAACAGATAGAAAAGGATCTTAAGGAAGCACAGGAAACCGCGCTACCAGAAGATGACGAAGACCTTTAG
- the Ckiialpha gene encoding casein kinase II subunit alpha isoform X2, which translates to MAYPSRARVYTDVNSHKPREYWDYESYVVDWGQQDDYQLVRKLGRGKYSEVFEAINITNNEKCVVKILKPVKKKKIKREIKILENLKGGTNIITLQAVVKDPVSRTPALIFEHVNNTDFKQLYQTLTDYDIRYYLFELLKALDYCHSMGIMHRDVKPHNVMIDHENRKLRLIDWGLAEFYHPGQEYNVRVASRYFKGPELLVDYQMYDYSLDMWSLGCMLASMIFRKEPFFHGHDNYDQLVRIAKVLGTEELFEYLDKYHIELDPRFNDILGRHSRKRWERFMHSENQHLVTAESLDFLDKLLRYDHYERLTARQAMDHPYFYPIAKDQIRLSMVSSSPTPATGSLPVGIDSSRGGLEPIPRRDCEQRADSWNGRIEKHERRWKWDPGWMKVFAAIIASFLRDLGVFIRYI; encoded by the exons ATGGCATATCCTAGTAGAGCACGCGTTTATACCGATGTGAATTCACACAAACCTAGAGAATATTGGGACTATGAATCCTATGTTGTCGATTGGGG GCAGCAAGATGATTACCAATTAGTAAGGAAATTAGGCAGAGGAAAGTATAGTGAAGTATTTGAAGCTATTAACATcacaaataatgaaaaatgcgttgtaaaaattttaaag cctgtaaagaagaagaagataaaaagagagattAAAATCTTAGAAAATCTTAAAGGGGGGACCAATATAATCACACTCCAAGCAGTTGTTAAAGATCCAGTATCGAGGACACCGGCACTGATCTTTGAACATGTCAACAACACAGATTTCAAGCAGTTATATCAGACATTAACAGACTACGACATTAGATACTACCTCTTCGAGTTATTAAAA GCATTGGATTATTGTCACAGTATGGGAATAATGCATAGAGACGTCAAACCGCACAACGTTATGATAGATCATGAAAATCGGAAACTGCGGTTAATCGACTGGGGTCTAGCAGAATTTTACCATCCTGGTCAAGAGTACAACGTACGAGTAGCTTCGCGTTATTTTAAAGGCCCGGAACTACTCGTAGATTATCAG ATGTACGACTATTCGTTAGATATGTGGTCTCTTGGATGCATGCTTGCGAGTATGATATTCAGGAAAGAACCGTTTTTTCACGGACACGATAATTACGATCAGTTAGTTAGAATTGCAAAGGTACTCGGAAccgaagaattatttgagtACCTCGACAAGTACCACATCGAATTGGATCCTCGTTTCAATGACATACTAGGCCGGCATTCGCGCAAACGCTGGGAGCGCTTCATGCATTCGGAGAACCAGCATTTAGTGACTGCCGAGAGCCTCGATTTCCTTGACAAACTTTTGCGCTATGACCATTACGAAAGACTCACCGCCCGCCAAGCTATGGACCATCCTTATTTCT ACCCGATAGCGAAAGATCAAATTCGATTAAGTATGGTATCATCGTCACCTACTCCCGCGACAGGTTCGTTGCCTGTAG GTATTGATAGCTCTCGCGGGGGGCTTGAACCGATCCCTAGACGTGACTGCGAGCAGCGTGCCGATTCATGGAACGGACGGATCGAAAAACACGAGAGAAGATGGAAATGGGACCCGGGATGGATGAAAGTATTCGCCGCGATCATCGCGTCGTTTCTACGTGATCTCGGAGTGTTCATCCGTTACATCTGA
- the Syx1a gene encoding syntaxin 1A isoform X1, translated as MTKDRLAALVAAQSDDDDVADDVSVNVGGQDDFMTEFFAEVEEIREMIDRIQTNVEDVKKKHSAILSAPQTDEKVKMELEDLMSDIKKTANKVRAKLKVIEQNIEQEEHTNKSSADLRIRKTQHSTLSRKFVEVMTEYNRTQTDYRERCKGRIQRQLEITGRTTTNEELEEMLEQGNPAVFTQGIIMETQQAKQTLADIEARHADIIKLENSIRELHDMFMDMAMLVESQGEMIDRIEYHVEHAVDYVQTATQDTKKALKYQSKARRKMIFIIICVLIAAVILISIIIASVPGS; from the exons ATGACCAAGGATAGATTAGCAGCCCTCGTCGCG GCCCAGTCGGACGACGATGACGTGGCGGACGATGTGTCCGTCAACGTCGGGGGCCAAGATGACTTCATGACAGAGTTTTTTGCAGAG GTGGAGGAGATCCGTGAAATGATAGACAGGATCCAGACGAACGTCGAGGATGTCAAGAAAAAACACAGTGCCATTTTGTCGGCACCGCAGACCGACGAAA AGGTCAAGATGGAACTGGAGGACCTTATGTCGGACATTAAGAAGACGGCCAACAAAGTCAGAGCCAAGTTAAAGG TGATAGAGCAAAATATCGAGCAGGAAGAGCACACAAACAAATCGTCGGCGGATCTCAGGATACGCAAGACACAGCACTCGACGCTGTCCAGGAAGTTCGTCGAGGTGATGACGGAGTACAATCGGACGCAGACCGATTACAGAGAGCGATGCAAGGGAAGGATACAGCGACAGCTGGAAATCA CGGGAAGAACGACCACCAACGAGGAACTCGAGGAAATGTTGGAACAGGGAAATCCGGCCGTGTTCACGCAAGGG ATCATCATGGAAACGCAACAAGCGAAACAAACGCTCGCAGATATTGAGGCTCGTCACGCCGATATCATCAAATTAGAGAACTCGATTAGGGAGCTCCACGACATGTTCATGGACATGGCCATGCTTGTGGAGAGTCAG GGCGAGATGATAGATCGCATAGAGTACCACGTAGAGCACGCAGTGGACTACGTGCAGACAGCTACTCAGGACACAAAGAAAGCACTCAAGTATCAAAGCAAAGCCCGACGG AAAATGATCTTCATCATAATCTGCGTGTTAATAGCGGCCGTGATATTAATCTCCATAATAATAGCGAGCGTTCCTGGAAGCTAA
- the LOC144474734 gene encoding elongation factor Tu codes for MALPCGKSFFNPALRRTVKHIFYIEHAVKHQFQNRLCVGSFFPNITAQRFYAEKKVYSREKPHCNVGTIGHVDHGKTTLTAAITKILAEKDLAQEKAYAEIDNAPEEKARGITINATHVEYQTDNRHYGHTDCPGHADYIKNMITGTAQMDGAILVVAATDGTMPQTKEHVLLAKQIGINHIVVFINKVDAADEEMVELVEMEIRELLSSMGYDAEKIPIVKGSALCALENNKPEIGKETILKLLEVVDNYIPTPIRDLDKPFLLPIENVYSIPGRGTVVTGRLERGKLKKGAECEILGYNKSYKSTITGIEMFHKILEEAHAGDQLGALIRGLKREDLRRGMILSKPGTMKPHDHLECQVYVLTPEEGGRKRPISHLSHAQMFCKTWDVAAEINLGNKNLAMPGEDFSGVLKLIRPMVLEKGQRFTMRLGGVTVATGVVTKTLKPLEEKERVDILEGRKKEKKVKAEA; via the exons ATGGCTCTGCCTTGCGGAAAATCCTTCTTCAATCCCG CTCTCAGGCGTACAGTGAAGCATATATTTTACATCGAACATGCTGTAAAACAC CAATTTCAAAATAGGTTATGCGTCGGCTCATTTTTTCCGAACATCACGGCACAGAGATTTTATGCGGAGAAGAAAGTATACAGTAGAGAAAAGCCGCACTGTAATGTCGGCACGATCGGTCACGTCGACCATGGAAAAACAACATTAACTGCTGCCATCACTAAAA TACTAGCAGAAAAGGACCTGGCACAGGAAAAGGCTTACGCTGAGATTGATAACGCGCCTGAGGAGAAAGCGCGTGGTATTACTATCAATGCTACCCATGTAGAGTATCAAACAGATAATCGGCATTATGGACACACAGATTGTCCAGGTCATGCCGATTATATTAAGAACATGATCACTGGTACAGCACAGATGGATGGAGCTATTCTTGTAGTCGCTGCTACTGATGGGACTATGCCACAAACAAAGGAACATGTGCTTTTAGCCAAACAAATTGGCATCAATCACATAGTCGTTTTTATCAACAAG GTCGATGCAGCTGACGAAGAAATGGTGGAATTAGTAGAAATGGAAATTCGCGAGTTGCTTAGCTCAATGGGATATGATGCGGAAAAAATTCCCATTGTAAAGGGTAGTGCGCTTTGTGCACTGGAAAATAACAAACCAGAAATTGGAAAGGAAACAATACTGAAATTGTTGGAAGTCGTAGATAATTATATACCGACTCCTATCAGAGACTTAGACAAGCCTTTCTTATTACctatagaaaatgtttattccatCCCTGGTAGAGGAACGGTAGTGACGGGCAGATTAGAGCgtggaaaattgaagaagGGCGCAGAATGCGAGATACTTGGTTACAATAAATCTTACAAGAGTACTATAACAGGAATAGAAATGTTCCATAAAATACTAGAGGAGGCTCATGCTGGGGATCAGCTGGGTGCCTTGATCAGAGGTTTGAAAAGGGAGGATTTAAGAAGGGGTATGATACTATCTAAGCCAGGCACAATGAAACCTCATGATCATTTAGAGTGTCAGGTATATGTGCTAACCCCTGAGGAAGGAGGCAGAAAGAGACCCATTAGTCACTTGTCTCATGCTCAAATGTTTTGCAAAACCTGGGATGTTGcagcagaaattaatttaggcAATAAGAATTTAGCCATGCCTGGTGAAGATTTTTC cGGTGTATTAAAACTGATCAGGCCAATGGTTCTTGAAAAAGGGCAACGATTCACGATGAGACTTGGGGGCGTCACAGTGGCAACCGGAGTAGTAACAAAAACATTGAAACCTCTCGAGGAGAAAGAACGCGTAGATATTCTGGAAggcagaaaaaaagaaaagaaagtaaagGCGGAAGCTTAA
- the Syx1a gene encoding syntaxin 1A isoform X2, with protein sequence MTKDRLAALVAAQSDDDDVADDVSVNVGGQDDFMTEFFAEVEEIREMIDRIQTNVEDVKKKHSAILSAPQTDEKVKMELEDLMSDIKKTANKVRAKLKVIEQNIEQEEHTNKSSADLRIRKTQHSTLSRKFVEVMTEYNRTQTDYRERCKGRIQRQLEITGRTTTNEELEEMLEQGNPAVFTQGIIMETQQAKQTLADIEARHADIIKLENSIRELHDMFMDMAMLVESQGEMIDRIEYHVEHAVDYVQTATQDTKKALKYQSKARRKKIMIMICVAILVVVLATTVAGYFGL encoded by the exons ATGACCAAGGATAGATTAGCAGCCCTCGTCGCG GCCCAGTCGGACGACGATGACGTGGCGGACGATGTGTCCGTCAACGTCGGGGGCCAAGATGACTTCATGACAGAGTTTTTTGCAGAG GTGGAGGAGATCCGTGAAATGATAGACAGGATCCAGACGAACGTCGAGGATGTCAAGAAAAAACACAGTGCCATTTTGTCGGCACCGCAGACCGACGAAA AGGTCAAGATGGAACTGGAGGACCTTATGTCGGACATTAAGAAGACGGCCAACAAAGTCAGAGCCAAGTTAAAGG TGATAGAGCAAAATATCGAGCAGGAAGAGCACACAAACAAATCGTCGGCGGATCTCAGGATACGCAAGACACAGCACTCGACGCTGTCCAGGAAGTTCGTCGAGGTGATGACGGAGTACAATCGGACGCAGACCGATTACAGAGAGCGATGCAAGGGAAGGATACAGCGACAGCTGGAAATCA CGGGAAGAACGACCACCAACGAGGAACTCGAGGAAATGTTGGAACAGGGAAATCCGGCCGTGTTCACGCAAGGG ATCATCATGGAAACGCAACAAGCGAAACAAACGCTCGCAGATATTGAGGCTCGTCACGCCGATATCATCAAATTAGAGAACTCGATTAGGGAGCTCCACGACATGTTCATGGACATGGCCATGCTTGTGGAGAGTCAG GGCGAGATGATAGATCGCATAGAGTACCACGTAGAGCACGCAGTGGACTACGTGCAGACAGCTACTCAGGACACAAAGAAAGCACTCAAGTATCAAAGCAAAGCCCGACGG AAGAAGATCATGATCATGATATGCGTCGCCATACTTGTCGTCGTTCTGGCCACCACCGTCGCTGGATACTTTGGACTGTGA
- the Ckiialpha gene encoding casein kinase II subunit alpha isoform X1, whose protein sequence is MAYPSRARVYTDVNSHKPREYWDYESYVVDWGQQDDYQLVRKLGRGKYSEVFEAINITNNEKCVVKILKPVKKKKIKREIKILENLKGGTNIITLQAVVKDPVSRTPALIFEHVNNTDFKQLYQTLTDYDIRYYLFELLKALDYCHSMGIMHRDVKPHNVMIDHENRKLRLIDWGLAEFYHPGQEYNVRVASRYFKGPELLVDYQMYDYSLDMWSLGCMLASMIFRKEPFFHGHDNYDQLVRIAKVLGTEELFEYLDKYHIELDPRFNDILGRHSRKRWERFMHSENQHLVTAESLDFLDKLLRYDHYERLTARQAMDHPYFYPIAKDQIRLSMVSSSPTPATGSLPVEGTKAYQPGQRTWYLYLGYGACGLTTRESVSESKSESRLAVLSRSSQFAMVNTAVGKEVFEALSVGNTHYIYSEKCIVASGCRSTDTAFPLRIGCSGKREKKLTLRFTQGRSRHLDKKRTNKCKRIRSQNRNHVICH, encoded by the exons ATGGCATATCCTAGTAGAGCACGCGTTTATACCGATGTGAATTCACACAAACCTAGAGAATATTGGGACTATGAATCCTATGTTGTCGATTGGGG GCAGCAAGATGATTACCAATTAGTAAGGAAATTAGGCAGAGGAAAGTATAGTGAAGTATTTGAAGCTATTAACATcacaaataatgaaaaatgcgttgtaaaaattttaaag cctgtaaagaagaagaagataaaaagagagattAAAATCTTAGAAAATCTTAAAGGGGGGACCAATATAATCACACTCCAAGCAGTTGTTAAAGATCCAGTATCGAGGACACCGGCACTGATCTTTGAACATGTCAACAACACAGATTTCAAGCAGTTATATCAGACATTAACAGACTACGACATTAGATACTACCTCTTCGAGTTATTAAAA GCATTGGATTATTGTCACAGTATGGGAATAATGCATAGAGACGTCAAACCGCACAACGTTATGATAGATCATGAAAATCGGAAACTGCGGTTAATCGACTGGGGTCTAGCAGAATTTTACCATCCTGGTCAAGAGTACAACGTACGAGTAGCTTCGCGTTATTTTAAAGGCCCGGAACTACTCGTAGATTATCAG ATGTACGACTATTCGTTAGATATGTGGTCTCTTGGATGCATGCTTGCGAGTATGATATTCAGGAAAGAACCGTTTTTTCACGGACACGATAATTACGATCAGTTAGTTAGAATTGCAAAGGTACTCGGAAccgaagaattatttgagtACCTCGACAAGTACCACATCGAATTGGATCCTCGTTTCAATGACATACTAGGCCGGCATTCGCGCAAACGCTGGGAGCGCTTCATGCATTCGGAGAACCAGCATTTAGTGACTGCCGAGAGCCTCGATTTCCTTGACAAACTTTTGCGCTATGACCATTACGAAAGACTCACCGCCCGCCAAGCTATGGACCATCCTTATTTCT ACCCGATAGCGAAAGATCAAATTCGATTAAGTATGGTATCATCGTCACCTACTCCCGCGACAGGTTCGTTGCCTGTAG aAGGAACGAAAGCATACCAGCCGGGGCAACGTACGTGGTATCTGTATCTCGGATATGGCGCCTGTGGTTTAACAACGCGAGAGTCAGTTTCGGAATCAAAATCAGAATCCAGACTCGCCGTTCTGAGCCGCTCTAGCCAATTCGCAATGGTGAACACTGCTGTTGGCAAAGAGGTGTTTGAAGCGTTGAGCGTTGGAAACACACATTACATATATTCAGAGAAATGTATTGTTGCCAGTGGGTGCCGGTCCACGGATACCGCATTCCCATTGCGAATAGGTTGCAGcgggaaacgagagaaaaaactTACGTTACGCTTTACGCAAGGTCGTTCCAGGCACCTAGATAAAAAACGGACAAACAAATGTAAGCGCATCCGCAGCCAGAATAGGAATCATGTTATTTGTCACTGA
- the Ckiialpha gene encoding casein kinase II subunit alpha isoform X3 — MAYPSRARVYTDVNSHKPREYWDYESYVVDWGQQDDYQLVRKLGRGKYSEVFEAINITNNEKCVVKILKPVKKKKIKREIKILENLKGGTNIITLQAVVKDPVSRTPALIFEHVNNTDFKQLYQTLTDYDIRYYLFELLKALDYCHSMGIMHRDVKPHNVMIDHENRKLRLIDWGLAEFYHPGQEYNVRVASRYFKGPELLVDYQMYDYSLDMWSLGCMLASMIFRKEPFFHGHDNYDQLVRIAKVLGTEELFEYLDKYHIELDPRFNDILGRHSRKRWERFMHSENQHLVTAESLDFLDKLLRYDHYERLTARQAMDHPYFYPIAKDQIRLSMVSSSPTPATGSLPVGE, encoded by the exons ATGGCATATCCTAGTAGAGCACGCGTTTATACCGATGTGAATTCACACAAACCTAGAGAATATTGGGACTATGAATCCTATGTTGTCGATTGGGG GCAGCAAGATGATTACCAATTAGTAAGGAAATTAGGCAGAGGAAAGTATAGTGAAGTATTTGAAGCTATTAACATcacaaataatgaaaaatgcgttgtaaaaattttaaag cctgtaaagaagaagaagataaaaagagagattAAAATCTTAGAAAATCTTAAAGGGGGGACCAATATAATCACACTCCAAGCAGTTGTTAAAGATCCAGTATCGAGGACACCGGCACTGATCTTTGAACATGTCAACAACACAGATTTCAAGCAGTTATATCAGACATTAACAGACTACGACATTAGATACTACCTCTTCGAGTTATTAAAA GCATTGGATTATTGTCACAGTATGGGAATAATGCATAGAGACGTCAAACCGCACAACGTTATGATAGATCATGAAAATCGGAAACTGCGGTTAATCGACTGGGGTCTAGCAGAATTTTACCATCCTGGTCAAGAGTACAACGTACGAGTAGCTTCGCGTTATTTTAAAGGCCCGGAACTACTCGTAGATTATCAG ATGTACGACTATTCGTTAGATATGTGGTCTCTTGGATGCATGCTTGCGAGTATGATATTCAGGAAAGAACCGTTTTTTCACGGACACGATAATTACGATCAGTTAGTTAGAATTGCAAAGGTACTCGGAAccgaagaattatttgagtACCTCGACAAGTACCACATCGAATTGGATCCTCGTTTCAATGACATACTAGGCCGGCATTCGCGCAAACGCTGGGAGCGCTTCATGCATTCGGAGAACCAGCATTTAGTGACTGCCGAGAGCCTCGATTTCCTTGACAAACTTTTGCGCTATGACCATTACGAAAGACTCACCGCCCGCCAAGCTATGGACCATCCTTATTTCT ACCCGATAGCGAAAGATCAAATTCGATTAAGTATGGTATCATCGTCACCTACTCCCGCGACAGGTTCGTTGCCTGTAGGTGAGTAA